In Gossypium arboreum isolate Shixiya-1 chromosome 5, ASM2569848v2, whole genome shotgun sequence, a single genomic region encodes these proteins:
- the LOC108474151 gene encoding glucosamine inositolphosphorylceramide transferase 1 has product MVVAGGGDHGGGAGNCCMKCWQHNRNHYYHQHHYNHNSNSSGNSNTASGGGGGGGRVVAAGFVFCLVCFVINGLIAVLYGWLILTPPVSLNERKGLPWLGCQEDNEGSWAIGVFFGQSPFSLKPIETTEIWRNESAAWPVANPVITCASASDSGFPSNFVADPFLYVQGDVFYLFYETKNSFTMQGDIGVAKSIDKGATWQQLGIALDEEWHLSYPYVFNYLGQIYMMPESSQKGELRLYRVTNFPLEWELDQVIMKKPLIDSFIIDHNGEYWLSGSEHSSFGATNGQLEIWYSSSPLGPWKPHKKNPIYNTYRSFGARNGGRPFRYNGNLYRIGQDCGETYGRRVRIFKVEVLSRVDYKEVEVPFPFEESSKGRNAWNGARYHHLDVQQLKSGEWVGVMDGDRVPSGDSVHRFLLGCASVAAVSGLILFLGVLLGAVNCIIPLNWCADYSGKRSDTLIAWERANVFSSKLRRVFSRLNRVPSFLRSWIKPNTFAGRSVLTLIFALGVALSCTGVTFIYGGSGAEEPYSWKGQFSQFTLLTMTYDARLWNLKMFVNHYSRCASVKEILVVWNKGIPPKVSDLNSAVPVRIRVEDLNSLNNRFKVDPLIKTRAVLELDDDIMMPCDDIERGFMLWRQHPDRIVGFYPRYVDGSRLEYSGEKYARKNKGYNMILTGAAFMDSQVAFERYWSEQARPGREVVDKYFNCEDVLMNFLYANASLTKTVEYVRPAWAIDTSKLSSAAISRDTNVHYKIRSECLRKFSDMYGSMSGRRWEFDSRKDRWDV; this is encoded by the exons ATGGTGGTTGCTGGAGGCGGTGACCACGGCGGTGGTGCAGGAAACTGCTGCATGAAGTGTTGGCAGCATAACCGTAATCATTATTATCACCAACACCACTACAATCATAATAGCAATTCCAGTGGGAATAGTAACACTGCTAGTGGTGGCGGTGGCGGCGGTGGGAGGGTGGTAGCAGCGGGGTTCGTATTTTGTTTGGTTTGCTTTGTTATAAATGGGTTGATCGCTGTTCTATATGGGTGGCTGATTTTAACGCCGCCGGTCAGTTTAAATGAACGTAAGGGTTTGCCTTGGCTTGGTTGTCAAGAAGATAATGAAGGGTCTTGGGCTATTGGTGTTTTTTTTGGACAATCGCCGTTCTCTCTCAAACCCATTGAAACT ACTGAAATATGGAGAAATGAGAGTGCAGCATGGCCGGTGGCTAACCCAGTTATAACCTGTGCTTCAGCTTCTGATTCTGGTTTCCCTAGTAATTTTGTGGCTGATCCTTTTCTTTATGTTCAG GGAGATGTATTTTACCTATTTTATGAAACGAAGAACTCATTCACCATGCAAGGGGATATAGGGGTTGCAAAAAGTATCGATAAGGGAGCAACATGGCAACAACTGGGCATAGCCTTGGACGAGGAATGGCATCTTTCATACCCTTATGTCTTTAACTATCTTGGCCAA ATATACATGATGCCCGAAAGCAGTCAGAAAGGAGAACTTCGTCTTTATCGAGTAACGAACTTTCCATTAGAGTGGGAACTTGATCAGGTTATCATGAAGAAGCCCCTTATTGATTCATTTATTATTGATCACAATGGAGAGTATTGGCTTTCCGGCTCAGAACACAGCTCTTTTGGAGCAACGAATGGACAGTTGGAAATTTGGTATAGCAGCTCTCCTCTTGGTCCTTGGAAACCGCACAAGAAGAACCCTATTTATAATACTTACAGAAGCTTTGGGGCTCGTAATGGGGGTCGGCCATTTAGGTACAATGGAAATCTTTATCGGATTGGTCAGGACTGTGGTGAAACGTATGGGCGACGGGTGCGAATATTCAAGGTTGAAGTTCTTTCAAGGGTTGATTACAAGGAAGTTGAAGTCCCGTTTCCCTTTGAAGAGTCCAGTAAGGGACGGAATGCTTGGAATGGTGCCCGGTACCATCATCTCGATGTACAGCAGCTAAAGTCTGGTGAATGGGTTGGGGTTATGGATGGTGACCGAGTACCTTCAGGAGACTCGGTCCATCGTTTTCTTCTTGGATGTGCTTCAGTTGCAGCGGTTTCTGGCCTCATTCTGTTCTTAGGTGTCCTACTAGGAGCAGTGAACTGCATTATCCCCCTTAACTGGTGTGCGGATTACTCAGGGAAGAGAAGTGATACTCTTATTGCTTGGGAAAGAGCAAATGTATTTTCTTCGAAATTGAGGCGGGTTTTCAGCCGCTTAAATCGAGTACCTTCATTTCTGCGAAGCTGGATAAAGCCAAACACCTTTGCTGGAAGATCAGTTTTGACACTGATATTTGCTTTAGGAGTTGCGCTGTCTTGCACAGGTGTTACATTCATCTACGGAGGCAGTGGTGCAGAAGAACCATACTCATGGAAGGGTCAGTTTTCTCAGTTTACGTTATTAACGATGACTTACGATGCTCGTCTCTGGAATTTGAAAATGTTTGTGAATCATTATTCGAGGTGCGCTTCGGTAAAAGAAATCCTTGTGGTCTGGAACAAAGGGATACCGCCTAAGGTGAGTGATCTCAATTCAGCAGTGCCTGTTCGGATCAGGGTTGAGGACCTGAACTCCCTCAATAATAGATTCAAGGTCGATCCATTGATTAAGACTCGAGCTGTTCTTGAGCTTGATGATGATATAATGATGCCTTGTGATGATATTGAGCGGGGATTTATGTTGTGGCGTCAACATCCCGATAGGATTGTGGGATTCTACCCTCGATATGTTGACGGGAGCCGATTGGAGTATAGTGGTGAGAAATATGCCAGAAAAAATAAAGGGTATAATATGATTCTTACAGGGGCTGCTTTCATGGATAGTCAAGTAGCCTTTGAACGGTATTGGAGTGAGCAAGCTAGGCCGGGGAGGGAAGTAGTCGACAAGTATTTCAACTGCGAGGATGTGTTAATGAACTTCTTATACGCAAATGCAAGCTTGACTAAAACCGTTGAATACGTGAGACCTGCTTGGGCAATAGATACGTCAAAACTTTCCAGTGCAGCAATCAGCCGAGACACAAATGTGCATTACAAAATAAGAAGTGAATGCCTTAGGAAATTCAGTGATATGTATGGTAGTATGAGTGGCCGGCGGTGGGAGTTCGATTCCCGGAAGGATCGTTGGGATGTATAG